One Nitrososphaerota archaeon genomic window, CCATCAGGGGGTTGGCTTCACCGAACTCGTCGTCAGTTACGATGCCGGCTTCGCCGCCTGTGAAGTGCTTCGACTTTAACCCAATATCCGCGATAGCGCCGCTGACAATTGGTGTCGAGAGTCTTTCTCCGAACGAGATTACCAAATCTTTTGATCTCGGGGTCATTTCTCCTAGGATGGAGATGCCTTCAAGCACCTTATCCAATGCGTTTATTCGCTCCTCGACTGTTTTTCGAACTTCACTTCGAATCTTCGTGTTGCTGATAGCGTCATTCACTACCTGTAAGTGCCTTTCTCTTAGTTTGTCGAGTTCGCTTCGAAGCTTGTCAAGGTGACCGCTCTTCGCAAGTTCACTCATCTTGATCAATGTGTCAGTGATGCCGTTCATAGCTGAGGCGACGACGATAACTTGGTTTCCACCGTTGACTGCTTCGTTTACGCTTTTAGCTACGTTCTTGATGCGCTCAGCGTTTCCGACGGATGTCCCGCCGAACTTCAACACAATTCTCCTCTTACTACTACTCATTCTTCTACTTCACCGACATTCTTTCCCGGATTTCTAGCAGGTCTCTTAGCACTGCACTTGCAGTTTCAGGTCCCCCTGCACCCTTACCTATTATTATCTCGTTCCCCGCGAACTCCGAGTGGAAGCGAACAGCGTTCAAGGTTCCCCCTATGCAGATCGGGTCATCCCTCTTAACGAAGGTAGGTGAAACACTGATGTCGCCCTCTCCGTCACCAATTCTCCCGATGAGCTTCACCGCCCCACCCTGCTTAGCCGCATCCTTCAAATCAGCAGGCTTCACCCCGCGGATGCCTTTGACTGACACATCCTTCAAGGTGACTTCTCGCCCTGTGAGCCAGTTAGCCATAATCGTCACCTTCGCAGCAGCATCCCAACCGTCAACATCAAGAGCAGGGTTGGCCTCCGCATACCCTTTCTCCTGAGCCGATTTCAGAGCCTCTTCGAAGGTTAATCCTAACCTATCCATCTCGGTCAACATATAGTTGGTTGTACCGTTCAAGATGCCTTCGATAGAGAGGAGTTTGTCTGAGGCTAGGCATTTGCGTCCAAAATCGAGGATAGGTGTTCCGCCACCAACTGTCCCACTAAACCGGAGAGTAGCACAGTTGTAAGCAGCCATCTCCATCAAAGCAGGTAGGGCTAAGGCTAATGGGCCCTTGTTCACCGTCACCACGTGCCTCCCAGCCTTCAAAGCAGACTCGATGTGAGTCATCCCAGGCTCACCTGTCTCCAGATTAGTCGGCGTAGCCTCCACAACAACCTCCGCATCCACCTCATCAATTATCTCTACAGCCGAGGTGCGTTTACTCCCATACTCCGAAGTCTCAGCCACTGTACCATACTCGGTCTTGACGCGGCGTATCTCATCTAAGTCAAGGCCCTTCGGGTTGATCGCTGAACCTTTCTTGTCGATGATGGCAACTACACGAGGATGCAGACCGTATCGTTCGAGAAGCTCTTGCTTCCTCACGGTAAGAATATCAGTTAGGCTACGCGCCACCACTCCAAAGCCGACAAGAATCAGCCTCAACTGCTACTAACGCTCTCGCTCGCAGGTTCAACGTACAAGGGATATATTTTGCCTTTGCCTCCAACTGCACCGCTAAACCTCTCTGGCTGTCTCAATCCTTATCTGCAACCCTGATATGTGATAGTGGTCTTTAGACTGTGCATAAGAAAAGTCGTCACGCCGCTGTAGCACTAGTGGTATTTGCACTATCTACTGCTCTGATGGTTCCTGAGGCTGCATTTGCAATAAGTAATCCGCCTTACGTAGGCTTGGCATTTGATCCTCAATCAACTAAGCCTCTGAACATTCTGGCGGGCGGCTCAGCTACCTTCGGGATGTCCACGCTTGTAAATCTCAACTGGGACGACGGGAATATCTCTCTTAGCGAAGTCCATGCGCCTTGGGTAAATGTAACTATAGCACCCAACCTGTTTACAGGCATCACCAAGGGAGACTACTACAACTCTAAGATGACGGTGAAGATTACTCAAGATGCACCCGAAGGCCTAACCTCAATAACTGTTCACGCCAATGCAGTTCTAATTATGGACATTAACGGCTCAAGGCGCATCTACAGGCTTGAGGATACGAAGAATATAACGCTAAACATTATTCATGTCCCTGTGAGAACCACAACAGTAACAACCATATTATCCCAACATGAGCTTCCACCTACAACAGTAACAACAACTGTTTCTACGACACTAACCAACACCATGACAAATACCTCAACAGAGCAAGTATCAGACCGCTCAACCACTGCTTGGGCAGTAAGCGCTACGGCAGCTACCGTTGTTTTAGCTGCAGTTCTACTTGTGCGGAGAAGGACTAAATAGCATGCCTGAATGTTAAGGCAGCTGAATGGATACTGTCAGAGCCATTAGATTTGTAGGCGTCGGGCTTCTAATGGTCGGGCTTGTAGTGGCGTTCTTTGAATTCAACTTCTACTATACGTGTTATTTCAGAATCTCTCATGCGGCATACTATGATTGTGGAGATATTCTAACTTTCCCGCAACTAATTGCTAGTGTCGGGTTAATCGTGGTCTCTTTTATTATGTTCGTAACCGCTCCTGTAAAACGCAGAAAGAAAGTGACGAATCTCTCAGTTTAGCTGAATTCTCGGAGAATAGGCTCCCGCAAGCGATTTTTAGTATCAGGCGTAGATAAGGCTTATTTCTGGCCTTGAATCCCTAGATGCAGGAATGCTGTCGAGCAGAGTTTTGCTGATAGTATTGGTGATAGTAGTTGCGGCAATGGTTGCCGTAGCGAGCTACGATGCAGGACGAACCTTAACATTGTCTGATAGGGTCACCACCACAGTAACAACCACTGCACCGGCGACCACACTCACAACCACAGCAACCACTACATCTACAACCACCACAGTCAGTACATCGTCTGAGACAGTTACTGAGGTAACGACTAGGACTATTGCTTCCTCAACCTTTACGGTTACAACTATGGCAACCACTACAGTTGATTCGGGTAACATCGCCACTATTCTGGGGAACGGTAGTGTGATAGCG contains:
- a CDS encoding aspartate kinase (catalyzes the formation of 4-phospho-L-aspartate from L-aspartate and ATP) — protein: MSSSKRRIVLKFGGTSVGNAERIKNVAKSVNEAVNGGNQVIVVASAMNGITDTLIKMSELAKSGHLDKLRSELDKLRERHLQVVNDAISNTKIRSEVRKTVEERINALDKVLEGISILGEMTPRSKDLVISFGERLSTPIVSGAIADIGLKSKHFTGGEAGIVTDDEFGEANPLM
- a CDS encoding homoserine dehydrogenase: MRLILVGFGVVARSLTDILTVRKQELLERYGLHPRVVAIIDKKGSAINPKGLDLDEIRRVKTEYGTVAETSEYGSKRTSAVEIIDEVDAEVVVEATPTNLETGEPGMTHIESALKAGRHVVTVNKGPLALALPALMEMAAYNCATLRFSGTVGGGTPILDFGRKCLASDKLLSIEGILNGTTNYMLTEMDRLGLTFEEALKSAQEKGYAEANPALDVDGWDAAAKVTIMANWLTGREVTLKDVSVKGIRGVKPADLKDAAKQGGAVKLIGRIGDGEGDISVSPTFVKRDDPICIGGTLNAVRFHSEFAGNEIIIGKGAGGPETASAVLRDLLEIRERMSVK